The following proteins are encoded in a genomic region of Cercospora beticola chromosome 8, complete sequence:
- a CDS encoding uncharacterized protein (BUSCO:EOG09262N47), whose protein sequence is MAATAQDDVNMQVDTDTTNDEILLAATNHDLEALKKLLRTGSARIQDSETGFSPLHAAIAACEPDEESKEESVPAGDAVHGNALTEESALATVQLLFENGAIWNELDNNDETPGCLALRLGLKNVYEAVVAAGVRAELLFNRLDEYAPLPDGGEDEEMEDEEITGFEPSPADVPEANGNANGDGAVGVSGFEPAPNPSTKIADQAAAGAAPEITQTNEDGELLNPNVDNPAYLASKLTYSEGRLLDSDKNAVMMDWETEIMKCSADQLCPKKGLRTMNIGHGMGIVDRMFMENEPEMHYIVEAHPEVLQHIRNTGWYEKKNVRVCEGRWQDVLPKLVAEGVVLDGMYYDTYAEDYKDLKELFSEYVIQLLDSNGKFGFYNGLGADRQICYDVYTKVVEIELFDAGLDVEWTTLQVPSLVGAWDGIRRPYWTVPEYRLPTCKFIGQTAGAP, encoded by the exons ATGGCTGCCACCGCTCAGGACGATGTCAACATGCAGGTCGACACCGACACCACCAACGACGAGATCCTGCTCGCTGCTACCAACCACGACCTCGAGGCTTTGAAAAAGTTGTTGCGGACGGGTTCTGCACGCATTCAGGATTCAGAGACCGGGTTTTCTCCCCTGCACGCGGCCATTGCAGCATGTGAGCCAGATGAGGAGTCTAAAGAGGAGTCGGTGCCCGCGGGCGATGCTGTCCACGGCAATGCTCTGACCGAAGAGTCCGCCTTGGCTACCGTCCAACTTCTGTTTGAGAACGGTGCCATTTGGAACGAGCTGGACAACAACGACGAGACTCCCGGCTGCTTGGCACTGAGACTCGGCCTGAAGAACGTCTACGAAGCTGTCGTGGCTGCTGGTGTGCGCGCCGAACTTCTCTTCAACAGGCTGGATGAATATGCCCCGCTTCCAGATGGaggggaagacgaagagatggAAGATGAGGAAATCACCGGTTTCGAACCCAGCCCCGCAGACGTTCCCGAAGCGAACGGAAACGCAAATGGTGATGGCGCTGTCGGTGTTTCTGGATTCGAGCCTGCACCAAATCCTTCGACGAAGATCGCCGACCAAGCTGCTGCGGGCGCCGCGCCAGAAATCACACAGACCAACGAGGATGGCGAGCTCTTGAACCCCAACGTCGATAACCCAGCCTACCTCGCATCGAAACTCACCTACTCCGAAGGCCGTCTCCTTGACTCGGACAAGAATGCAGTGATGATGG ACTGGGAGACTGAGATCATGAAATGCTCTGCCGACCAACTGTGCCCGAAGAAGGGTCTGCGCACGATGAACATTGGTCACGGCATGGGCATCGTCGATCGCATGTTCATGGAAAACGAACCGGAGATGCACTACATTGTCGAGGCACACCCCGAGGTCTTGCAGCACATTCGCAACACAGGCTGGtatgagaagaagaacgtAAGAGTCTGTGAGGGAAGGTGGCAGGATGTGCTACCCAAGCTCGTCGCAGAGGGAGTTGTGCTTGATGGCATGTACTACGACACCTATGCTGAGGATTACAAGGACCTGAAAGAGCTCTTCTCGGAATACGTGATCCAGCTGCTGGACAGCAATGGCAAGTTCGGTTTCTACAACGGCCTGGGAGCGGATCGCCAGATCTGCTACGATGTGTACACCAAGGTGGTTGAGATCGAGTTGTTCGATGCTGGTCTGGATGTCGAATGGACCACACTTCAGGTCCCTTCACTGGTTGGCGCGTGGGACGGCATCCGTCGCCCTTACTGGACCGTGCCCGAATATCGCTTGCCGACATGCAAGTTTATCGGTCAAACAGCCGGAGCTCCCTGA